Proteins encoded within one genomic window of Methanosarcina barkeri str. Wiesmoor:
- a CDS encoding YncE family protein: MKSKVISMIPISTFSFSSSSIEISNKARRGCNILKAFGIAALTVLTLVSVAGASSFAYIANLESNSVSVIDTATDTVTATVNVGIEPSGAAVSPDGTRVYVTNCMSNSVSVIDAAKNKVIDTVYVGSYP; this comes from the coding sequence ATGAAAAGCAAAGTTATATCAATGATACCGATTTCCACTTTTTCGTTTTCATCCTCATCTATTGAAATATCTAATAAAGCACGTAGGGGATGTAACATCTTAAAAGCTTTTGGAATAGCGGCACTTACGGTTTTAACACTGGTGAGTGTCGCAGGTGCATCATCATTCGCATATATTGCAAACTTAGAGAGTAACAGTGTTTCTGTAATTGACACTGCTACAGATACTGTTACAGCTACGGTGAATGTGGGAATCGAGCCCTCAGGAGCTGCAGTCAGTCCGGACGGAACAAGAGTATATGTGACAAACTGTATGAGCAATAGTGTCTCTGTAATTGACGCAGCCAAAAATAAGGTCATAGACACAGTATACGTAGGAAGCTATCCTTAG
- a CDS encoding YncE family protein produces the protein MEKNPHGIAVTPDGTKVYVVNSNSYPYYKGTVSVIDTATNNVTATVNVGSLPHGIAVSPNGTRAYVTVDIPGGCSGKGNIDSTSHTGTVSVIDTTKNEVIDRVSVGNYPYEVAVTPDGNEVYAVNYGSNTTSVIDTATNNVNTTVPVGRSPIAVGIGPVIKSSSTIGLGGTSFLKPVNQTENQANDTEMTANGGTAGKQKRESVTTQASIPFLSSTWVLVAVLGAVAFVRKMN, from the coding sequence GTGGAAAAAAATCCACATGGAATTGCAGTCACTCCAGATGGAACAAAGGTGTATGTGGTTAACTCCAATAGTTATCCTTACTATAAAGGTACTGTTTCTGTAATTGACACGGCAACAAACAATGTTACTGCGACAGTAAATGTTGGAAGCTTGCCACATGGAATTGCAGTCAGTCCGAATGGAACGAGAGCATACGTAACGGTAGATATACCTGGTGGATGTTCAGGTAAAGGTAACATTGATTCAACTTCACATACAGGTACTGTTTCTGTAATTGACACAACCAAAAACGAGGTTATAGATAGAGTGAGTGTCGGAAATTACCCTTACGAAGTTGCAGTCACTCCAGATGGAAATGAGGTTTATGCAGTGAACTATGGGAGTAACACTACTTCTGTAATTGACACCGCCACAAACAATGTTAATACTACGGTGCCCGTAGGAAGATCCCCTATTGCTGTGGGGATTGGTCCGGTAATAAAATCCAGTTCTACTATTGGATTAGGTGGTACTTCTTTCTTAAAGCCTGTAAATCAAACCGAGAACCAGGCAAATGATACCGAGATGACAGCAAATGGAGGAACAGCGGGTAAGCAGAAAAGAGAATCTGTCACTACTCAGGCATCAATTCCTTTTCTAAGCTCTACTTGGGTACTTGTAGCAGTACTAGGGGCAGTTGCATTTGTTAGAAAGATGAATTAA